The DNA window TATATTGCGGAAGAATAAATCATACTATAGAGCCATCCGTTACATCAATCTTAAACTCACGTTTGCGAGAGAAATCGTTTTGCAGTTATTGCAGATTTCGGTTATTACAGTTCATCTTATGCACATAAAACGAGAATATGAGAATGCAAAAAGGCGCCTTCCGCTGATATTCTCTTTCCATTTCAACAGTATCGAATGCACAAGTGCTTTTTGCCCTTTGCGCCGGCATTCTATCGAGTGCATATTGCGCGCCTCGTGCATTCCATTGATTCCCCGACAAAGCGCTCTTGTTCTTTAATTCGGTTGACAGGAAACAACAGGAAAGGAAACTGAATCATCCGGTAGCATTGTCCTTTTGTTCGCCCATAGTGACTGAATAGGAATATAGTCGGGGTTTTTTTCCTGTCATCGGCGAAGCTTCGACACATCATGAGCCGAATTAACCTTTTTAGTATATCCGCAACAGTGGCAGACACGCTTGACGCTTTTAAGCGACATTCACGTTTCACGGCGGTAAATATCGCCGTCTATTCGACTCAAGTGCTATCGCCGTTTTAAGCTTTTCAATGTCAATTGacgtatatgaaatattcaagaaatttacaaaatgaatatttatatacgttttgTTTGTTTAAGTGTTAAAagtcatataaaatttgtatatctaaatataaaatgtactcatattttttttctgataattttagATACTGATAATCGATGGCAGACAATTTATAAgtagagggaaaaaaaagcaGCAAGTGATAAATAGcaaatagtatatttaaaCAGCTTTTACTTTGCCAATACAAAATGCATTACCGATTTTGattgtatacatattgttgaaaattaatatgaaacaatataaatacccgagaatttatatttaattggtgaaaatataaacatataaagagTGCGGGCGTATGTCAGATCTCCAGTTTAACAAAATGCAACATAATaccaattatttcaatattattaaatatcatgcTCATTTATATCGCATTTATATTGTCCATGAGCACACATATTTTACACAACATTTATAGTGTTTTACAGAGTTatgtattatacttttatcaataaaatataatagttacgTAATTGCTTTATAATcaagtaatatttatgatcCTATTTTAGGGctaattaagtaataatatacgcAATTAGGATTATGACCAAGAAATGTAAACACACTTAATCAAATTACTGAATAATCACTTGATAAAGTActtgtcatttattatttgttttataaaagtaaaataaaaatcaatttagattttttaattctaatcgaTTAGTAAACTCAaactgattaattatttatgcaattttaaacatatttgttAATTCATATACATTGATAGAGATACattctgtaaaaaatagaTGTTTTATTTAGTATTCAATTCTTATatgatttcaattataaatttataaagtgtTAATAATAACACACGTTCGATCTTTTTACATACTCATCAATCtcgttgattaattaatatatatttaattatgcatcTAACACACAGCTAAACATAGCGCGTTCATGATAGGAGCTATAGCgtgtaataatagatattaaatttcaagcaCATCCGATTATATATACCCGCAGATGTATTTACGATAATCTCTCCAAATAATAATGGGCGCGGTCGTCTAATTCGTTTTAATCATTACCGAAGAATTAATGATTGTGTGTAAGTACAATTTCAATACGCATATAGTAATTtcacaaacattttatttcattcaatctatttcaaatattatttgaagatTACGTAGTTTACATTTgtccattaattatttatttatttaaaaatatatattggtgtatgatatatattggtataaaatttttaaatgtatcttttattaaaaatcttacatataatatataatgacttTGTCTTTTTAAGAACAGAgtctttatttaaagaaaaaatggcATTATAGTCAGGTGTAAAAGAGTATCAGGCAAGTGGTACGTTTGGTGGGTATGGCCCCGGACCAAGAGGTCTGTTATCTTGTCCAGGCACAATCACACCTGATTTTGCTACACACGATGCAGCATAGACCAAACATTCCAGATAACGACAGCAATCGTTATATTGTTGACActggaatatttaaaatatatatatattttatatacttaaacgttatatatttaaatgttatatattaataacatttaatatgttattaattaatgttaattattattgcaaataccAAGACACgtccaaattttaatatatcttaacattattatgtgtgaaatatataaaacataaattttataatattttaatattaatagttctatttctctctccttctctttccctttctttctttttcttaatctaataataacttcttttatacaatatatacaatatattacacaaaaatataagtgCAGTCAAAATACTTACACGTCCTCCTATAGGACTGCACGTAGCTTCTTTATCTCCTTGAGGAGCTGCGAGTGCCGTAGCGATCATGATGAGAATAGTGAAAATAACGCACTtcatctttcaaatatttattttttattaataataataataataaaattatttttgtaattattacatttatttataaaaatttgcattatatttacatccaataaaataatttaataataattatattatttaaaaaatgttaaaataaatttacattaatttgttatttaatgtgatttgttatttaattatgataaacacaatattagaaatctaaaaaaagtttattataatttaaaacaatttaactaataaatataaatgaataaatgaataaatattacttttcttgAGTAGCTGTTGCACAGGTCGCAATTGATGATCGCAACTGATCGATATTTGATTTTCAGagagtatttataatttgtgtcACACTTGTGCAAATAAAGATacctaatattatttgcattatttatcacatatataaaaaggaaCATTTGCGCTGTAATACTCATGACAAAACAAAGACAATagctttatctctctttttaattattttatatataattataaaaaattcatattttgatGCAGttttttacaacattttacatttaattaacattgaaaagtcttataatatttaatgtatgttacaaattaaattgcataatataataatcagattatattaattataactacataaaatgtaaaaaattatatctaactATATCATGAAAcacaaattgtataaatatttcattattgttgtgattttatttaataattaaataactctATCATGTATTATGAATCATGTGGAaagaactaaaaaat is part of the Cataglyphis hispanica isolate Lineage 1 chromosome 18, ULB_Chis1_1.0, whole genome shotgun sequence genome and encodes:
- the LOC126856454 gene encoding uncharacterized protein LOC126856454, yielding MSITAQMFLFIYVINNANNIRYLYLHKCDTNYKYSLKIKYRSVAIINCDLCNSYSRKMKCVIFTILIMIATALAAPQGDKEATCSPIGGRCQQYNDCCRYLECLVYAASCVAKSGVIVPGQDNRPLGPGPYPPNVPLA